In Lolium rigidum isolate FL_2022 chromosome 3, APGP_CSIRO_Lrig_0.1, whole genome shotgun sequence, the genomic window GATCATTTTACCATTAACTGAAGCGACTATAGACTTATTTTCAGCCTTATAAATTGATCAAAACCTGAGCGATTATCAGCCGAAGACGACCAGAAAGCTTCAGTAAATCCTCAGTTGCTGCATATCTCTCTGCACACATCTGAAGCAGAAAAGAATGGTCAGTTCTACATTTTGTTTTCTTTGGCTTATTTTCAAATTTACATGATTGGAGACTGGCTTGTGGGCTCGCAGTTGTAGCATCAATTTGCAAGCATCAACAAGCCCAATTTGGTTGTCCTGATCAAACTGGGCATGCCAATGCAGGTTGTATTTTTTGGCAAATTCACCGCCAAACATCCAGCAGCCAAAGGCCACATCATATTTCGCATGACAAGTTTAATCACATTAGTTGGGAGCTTACTCAGATCAATCATGAGATATAAATAAAATAGTTCATTATGCCCACGAAATTATGGTGAGGCGCCGATATTGCATTTCTGCATATCACCCAAATCTGTACACTACGCTCACTCCTTTAAACCTTGAGGCCTTAACTCTGTATGCGTATTTGCTCAATACTGTGCAGCAAACCTACAACTGACCGTTATCAAGTGCAGATACAACTTGGGATCCCAAATGAAATCCATCTTTCCAGGATGACTCGGGAATTCGTGATTCGAGCTATCCAAATCAATCTAGGGCAAACTATCACCAACACAATCAAGTGTTTCACCTTACAGTGTCTCTAACAACTTTAGACACTCTCTAATAACTTGCTCAACTTTTTCTACATACGAAAGTATATATAGActcattttagttatagatacatctgtatctagaaaaagttgagcaagTTATTTTAGGACAGATAAAACGTCCCAAAAATATAGAACAAGTTTAGTGATCATTTTAACATACCTAACTACATATCTAGACAATATCACTTCTCTTTGTTGGAGAGATTATGTTTTGAATGATCAACAGATCTAATAACAGAAACAAACAGGTAGTACTGGTGAGTGGTAACAAGAAATAATACCTTCTCAAGGTTGCTAATTAGTTTTTTTGGTTTCTCTGAGGAGATAAAACGACCATGAATAACTAATAAGCAGTATATCCACCGCAAAACAAGCTCGGCGCTGCCAGATCTGTGGAGAGAAACATATAAGCAACCAACAGATAATACACAGTTGTACATTGCATGCAAATGCATAGCGGTGAAAGACATAGGTGTAGATTTATAAGCACCTTGATTTCCATGCAGATACAAGATTCTCTAGAAGTTTGCAAGCATCTCCAGGCTTCAAAGATCTTACATGTGCTCGAATCTGTTGAACAGAACAATATCAAAATAGTAAGAACACCCCCCTTCACATCAATGAAGTAACTTCGACAGCTGCACTTACACATGGTAAAGATGCAAACAGTGCTAGAACTTTAAACTGAAACTGAGTTATCACAAACCTTCTTGCTGGGTAAATTAGCATCAATTGGTATGCCGCTGCGACCAAACAGATCTGACAAGATTTTAGTTGCCATGTCAGGATCGGGCTCGATGCTCTGATCAATGACACCACACTCCCTAAGCATGTCTTCGATGCATATGCTGTCATCTTCAATTCTTTGCACAGGAACTAAATAAGGAAATAGAGTTAAGTGATTGAGCTAGAAAATTCTGAAAATAACAAATATTTGAAAGTAAATATAGCAAGCACTAACAGTATTCTGTGTCTTTCTAAAAAATAGTTAAACCTAAAATAATGCAACATATAGCCCTGTACGACTCATTGTCATAGAATTAGTTGCTACTCCatccgttcctaaatataagatgtATTGGGAGTTTAAATTAACtcccaaaacgtcttatatttaggaacagatGTTGTACATCATTTCATCTGAAGAACAGCAGGTTATTCCCTGCAGTTGATTGCTGCAGACTCCAATTACAGGGAACAAATATTAGCTACATTTCATCACTGGTAGAAAAGGAGAAGACACAGCAAGAGATAATTTACCTCTTTTCTCTGTTAATCTTGTTGTGGTACCAAGGTCACTATCAATCGCAAGCTTGTCACCACTCGGTTTTGTTACAccatgtttccttttcttttcttgtgtATGAAGCTTCGGAAGAGGAAGGATGGCATCTTCTGCATTCGCCCGGTCTAGAGCAGTGATAGTTCCTACCAAAAGAAACAAGATTCAGACCAAGATTCACCATCGATAACCTTTGAGTCTACTCAAATGAAGGCAGATAACCATTTCTATAAGGAATTCCTACCAGAATCACCTGTTCTAAACAGGGTTTGGCCGGTTGGGCCATTATGATATTCATATATAAATAAACAACATACAAGTTTAAATTACCACCATAGTTAATGAACACAAGTAGAATACCTTTCGTTTTAGCATATTGACCTTTCTGGGCCATGGTGGGTTGAATTGTAGGCAAGAGGACTCCATCTTCAGATACACCCAAATTAATATCCTTACCATAACAAACCAAAAGCTTATCGAACGATGGTTTCACCACAGATCCATATGCCAGAAGTACATGCGTAGAATTAGGTCCATCTATTCCTTGAAGTTTTGCGGCAAATATTGTGAAATCCTGCTTTGTTCTTGAAAGAGAAGACTCGGACAAAGCAATCTTAGTTGGCTTCTTGTTGCGCAGGTCATCCATGCTATTCCCAGACCAGAAATAGCAGATACCAACCTCAGAAATAGCCAACACATGTATTTCTCCATTATTGGCATTAATACCTGAACACTTGCAGTCCACAAAGATTGCTGGGTGTTCCATAGAGAGTATGCAGCTTGAGCTCTGAGTTTTACCACCGCCCAACCTCCAAATGGCAACATAACGTTCCCCAACTCCAGATGACAGAACATATTCACCGTTGTCACTAAAAATCATGGTTTTCACAGCAACCTAAAATGGTCATGTAGCCAAAAGCAACAGGTGAGCATTTAGGGGAAAAAAATGCAATCGAAATCATGACAAGGTTCGGAAGAGGAACACGGTAGATGAGGGCATACAAGACACACTCACCGGATGCCCAGAGAATTTTTGGATCTTCTTGTTGTCAGAAGCATCAAATGTCCTCAACTGACCAGCTGCTGTTGCTAAAACCTTTCCATCTGATGAGATCAAATACATGGAGCATTTCATTTCTTTGAACTAGAATGGAAATTGTTTGGTATGGAGCAGATAGAAGCAAAACCAAATGAATAGGCATACTTCATTTCAACATAGGAAATATACCATAGAGACAAATATAAGATCCTACAAGACCCTTCAATAAAAGGATACACATGATAATTAAAAAAAAGCATACATTTGTGCATATATCGTATTAAGCAATGGATACAGATTTTAAGCTCTAACTTCACCAAAAGAAGGGATTATATACAAGCAAATGAAGGTAGCAGGACTTTCTTTATTGGATCCATGTGTCTGGTAGGTAATACTCCCTACATTCCACGAAACAGGTCGGAAGCTTGTCTAAATTTGGACGTATCTAGACACCAAATAgtgactagatacattcaaatttagacaaacttcggTGGGACGGAGAGGGGGTACTTGTGTTAGATTTCTATCTACACTTCAAATAGAACATTACAATTGTATTTTCAGAAAAGAACTGTGAAGATGATTTTAGAGTAGACATTCTAGGCCACGGCTTAGCAAACAACTTGAGGGTGCCAACATGATAAGATGGATAAAACATGGTCAATGAAGCTTAACTATTCGTTGACTATAAAGGTCACCGTGATCAGTCAACTATTAACTGTTAGGATCTGTAAGAGCAGTTAAACTACAGTTCAGAATTGGCTCAAGAAGAAACCACACAAATAAATGTGAAACATCCATATCACAGATGAAAAGGCAGCATGTGCATAATTCAGCAAATCAAACAATAGTGAAACAAAAAAAGtggaaatgaagaaaaaaaacaagaagCCTGGTTTCACCACTGACATACCTGATGACACCGCCAAGGCAGATATTGCCTTGGAGGAAGATTTAAATTTCCCTGCAACAGACCCGTCTGAGGGGTCAATCTTACAGACCATGCCATCAGCGCCTGCTGTGTACACCGTCCGCCCTTGCCTCGAGTGTGCTACTGCTGTCACACCCCTGAACATGTACAACCAACATAAGTGAACACTTCCGAGCTCAAGCTCTGCAGAAACTAACCCTAGAGGGAAATAGCAAACAAGAGCCAAACTACAGCTGCGGGTATGGGCTCGGGAAATAATTTTAGGATTTTCGTCATTGGAATGGTGCTACGAAGATCTCATACTAAAACGCGGTTTCCACAAATGAACCACGAGGTTCCCCTCCTAGTAGCTAGAGAGACAAAATGCACCAAAACAGCAGCCATACCCAGGATGGCAGTCGCTGATCCGCCACTTCCACTGCCCCGCAGCAACATCAAGCGCGAGTACATCCCCGCTGCCGGTCCCAAGCACAAGCAGCGAGCTCCCAGCCTTCCGCTTCTTCTGCTAGGCAAAAACACAAACACGTCAGAAGCGCGCAGCACCGGGCGGTAACAGCTCGGGAAATGGGGGCGCGTTCCCTCACCTTGCTGGAGAGCTGCACCCACTTCATGCACGTGTAGTCGAGTGCGAGGTGGCCGCGCTTCGCCTCCGCGAGCGCGCCGGCCTCCACCGCCGGGATGTCCGCGAACTCCGTCTGCAAGTGGCCGCGCGCGGCGTCCCATACCTGCGAATCACAGGGGTTAACGTGGAAGCGGGGACGGGGTTGGTTCGGGGTGGGTGGAGAGGCGGCGTGTGGTTCCGCACCTTGATGCGGCCgtcgccggaggagagggcgaggaAGTCGGAGGCGGGGCTGAAGGAGGTGAGCAGGTCGCGGATGGTGGCTGGGGCTGGCGCCATGGCCCGCGAGTTGGCGGGTGGTcgccgcggcggcgggaggggaggAAGGGtttatgcggcggcggcggcgcggcgggcgagGGTTTTCGTTCGAGCGAGGTCGCGCGCTCGTCTCTGGTTGAGTATCTATCTGGGCACGACCCGGTCGGTCGTGGCGCGGCTGAGCCGGACCGAGACGGGCTAGGGTTTTCCAGCCCAGAACAGCAACCGTTTAGCCCCAGAAAAGCCATTCTGCCGCGCCGCTCCCGCCTCGTCCAACCCGCGCCGCTCCCGCCTCGTCcaacccgcgccgccgccggagatggAGCCCAGCGCCGAGAGGCTACGCGGCCTTCGCATCACCTCcctggacgatgatgaagaggatgacgagCCCGAACTGCCGCACCAACCCCCGCCCGCCGTTGCCGCGGCCGTggtctacgacgacgacgacgacgatgacgaggaggaggaggcggaagtcATGCTAGGTCTGCTGGAGGAGCCGAagcgcccgggcctcctcctccggcacctcTTCCCCAGCAAGGCCGGCGGCATCCCGGTGCGTGCCACACTACACGATTGTTAAAACATCAACTGACTGCCCTTAAATTCGTAACACTGTATACAATTCGGCCAAGGTTTTAATGTCAGGTTCTGCGAATTTCATGCAGGCCTGGTTGGATCCGGCGAACTTGCCGTCGGGCAACTCCAGCTGCTGCGGGTTCTGCGGCGAGCCCCTGCACTTCGTCCTCCAGGTGTCGCCTCCCTCTGTGCCTAGTgctagcagctgtacttgttgtttCGATGACAACTTCGTTTTGAAACTGGGTTGGTCTCACTGTAGATCTATGCTCCGATTGGGGACAATGAGGCAGCGACGTTTCACCGCACTCTGTTCATGTTCATGTGCCCTTCCATGGAGTGCTTGCACCGAGACCAGCACGAACAGTGGACGCGCAAGCAGGGCAATCCTCGGAGAAGGTGAAGCAACACCATGTCCGCTGTGCTGTTGTTTATTTAGACTTTAGAGTAGAGCTCAAAAACGTTTTGCTGATTTTGACTGCCTGGGTGGATTGCAGTGTGAAGGTTTTCCGGTGCCAGCTGCCCCGTAGCAATGCCTTTTACTCAAGTGAACCTCCCAAACACAATAACTCTGACAAGCCACTATGTGCAGGAGGtagttttccttttcttctgTTGTATGGTATCTTAAGAGTTTACATGCTTAATAAGTATTGAATGACATCGCTACATTTCCTGCTTTATGTAATTAATTAACTAGTTATTATTATCCTGGAGGAAAATGTGCTTATGCCCAGCAGATCCCTTTCACTTTATCTAGCTATTACATAGATACTTTCTTGATATATGACCTACGATTTCCTGGATCATCTCTTCAATATGCTGAAATCTTGAAGTTCACTTGTTTATGCTGGTTTCTACACATATCAGCAACCTTGCTTCTAAAGTATTCTTACAAAAATTTATTTatcttttgttttctgttttttttccaaaaaaaaaaacattgaacTGCCGATGTGCCAACTGCTGAGACTAAGGTTGGGTGGGGTTTGCTAGATGCTTATTAATTTAGTTTATTGATGCACTTATATTCATAGGCAACACTTGTCGCTTGCTGTCAGTCAGAAACCTGTTTATGTTAATAGATGGTCATATTCCATGTAAGTTCTATCGATTTCCTCCGTTTAACCGACTGTGTGTTGCCAGCTCCTCTTTGTCATTGGTGTGGTACATGGAAAGGTGATAAAATATGTGGCAGCTGCAAGAAATCACGCTACTGTTCTGAGAAGCATCAGGTATTCTTATTTCATTGTACCCATCCTATTGGTCGGTTTGTTTGATTTGCGACTTTGTGCCTAGATCCTACCATTTTGTAAAATAAAAGGTCTTCCGATACAATTTTGTCTGCCTTGGACAAGACACCCTAAATATTCTTTTCCTGACCAATGACTTATTTTGGTTGAGCAATTCTACATCACTCTTTATCAGGCACTGCATTGGCGCTCTGGTCATAAAAACGATTGCCTACAGATGATCAATTCTTCCGAAGCTTCAAGTTCTGTTCTGCCAGCTGTAGGGAAAGGTGATCGTATTTGAATGGGCAATGCTATGTGTATGCTTGTAACTATTGAATTGTGTCTTTTATTTCTTACAGTTCCTATCTATTTGCAGTTCCTTCTAGGGCTTCCTGGCCGGAATATAAGATAACAATTGACTATGAAGCTGATTCGGATTCTGATAGCTGTGATGGAGATGAAAGCAACTCAAAGTCGTTGGTGATGCAAAAACATAGTAAACCAGATGATTTGATGCAATCGTGGATGGATCAATTTGAGGTTTTGAACTCTACATTCTCTCTCTTTTATACATTTGCTAGCATGGTAAACCAGATGATTTGCATATTCACTGTCATTTTGTGTAGGCTGATGCTGACAACCAGTGTTGGGCATATTTTCAAGAACGGATCTCAAGAACACCAACACAAGTATTGAGGTAGGCATCATTTGCATGAAGTATATCCTACGTTTGGTGatctatttaatttccttttggtGATCTTAGTTTACTCTCATTTTCCTTCTCGTTCTTGTTTTGGCTTCCTGTttttctgttgggtttcatatctagcctaccccaacatgCTTGGGAAAAGGCTTTCATGTTGTTGTCATTATTGCTTCGGAAAATGGCAATTCTTTCAACATTGTCCCCATCACTTCCTAATTCAGTTTGTTTCAGCTCTCTTGCATAGTTATCATCAACAACTATTTTATAGGGGAATGAGTAACTTGTCTAAACTACGCAGATATTGTCGAGAGCAAAATGCGAAGCCTTTGTGGGCCTTGTCAGCTGGGCGTCCATCCAATGCTGATATCCCTTCATGTGGCTACTGTAAAGGTCCACTATGCTATGAATTTCAGGTTGGTCAATATTCTATGGACCAAATTACATTTCTGATGAAGCAGTTATAGCCAATGCCCCATATCCATAAATAATAAACTCAAGAAGCCTAGCTTATCTGTGGTAACGTCCCATCATAACAGTTCTAGTCAGTATGCAAcacacaacaaataatggactgaaGAACCTTAGTGTTTCATGCCAATATTTTGTTTCATGTCTCTCTGCTCTGTAAAATGTCCATCGGGCAAATACTTTGTCTATGAGTCATCGCTGCCATCAATTTTGAAATACAGAATTCAGACGATAATGGTCCTAGCACTAGTAGCTGTTTAATTGTTTATGCTACTAGACATGATATGAATATAACATGGTTAATGCCTGTCAGTTACCGTTGATTTCTGCCTATATCTTCTTGCCTATAACTGCCCAGGAAGGAATTTATTCCCAGCTTAAAATAATGTTGTAAATGAAATTACTTCTGATAGACTTATGTTAAGTATTCATTTCAACCGCAGCATGCTTATCATTACATTTCTCTCCCTCGTGTGCCTACTACATACACACTCTCATGTGCTTACATATGCTTACACTTTGTATACTGTATCTCCAGATAATGCCacaattgctgtatttctttggTGTGAAAAATGAACCAGACTCTCTTGATTGGGCAACAATTGTTGTGTACACATGTCAAGGATCATGTGACCAAAACATTAGCTACAAGGAAGAATTTGCATGGGTTCAATTATACCCTACAGCACCCTCACGGCCTTAGTAATGTTTACCTGTTTGACTGAGTAAGGTCTGTTCTTCGCTGCTGCAGGTTTGTAACTTACTCCATTTAATTTTTCGGTATACTCTAGCAGCTGCTAAATCCCTCAAATCCATTTATATGGTCCATAACACATGTGATACATTGGTAAGCAAGGGGTTCGCCTGTTCTATCGGTGTATACAGCAtcagaatttaaaaaaaaaaaaaaaaaaaaacttgtactGTATTGAGTAAGTTCAGTGGATGCACCCAGTATCAGAGAATTTTGAAAGAGGATGTTACAATGGGCGTGAACTTTCTTATTCCCGTTTTCTGAACAAGTAGAGTACCAGTAGTTAGCAATATTGTTCTTTGTGAGTATGTTTGCTTACTTGGCACCATTGGTTTAGTGTGTATATACTTCAATGAATGGGCATGTTCATTTAGAAAATTATTTAGTCAAAAAGCAAATATTTTGTGAATAGCTCTGTTTTTCCCTATGCCTGGCAAATGTATCTGGTTGACCATATAGGGGTAGTAAAACATAAAACATACATGTAGTAGAACATGTAGCTTTGTGCTTGTGATAATCTGCAC contains:
- the LOC124702237 gene encoding WD repeat-containing protein 43-like, which produces MAPAPATIRDLLTSFSPASDFLALSSGDGRIKVWDAARGHLQTEFADIPAVEAGALAEAKRGHLALDYTCMKWVQLSSKKKRKAGSSLLVLGTGSGDVLALDVAAGQWKWRISDCHPGGVTAVAHSRQGRTVYTAGADGMVCKIDPSDGSVAGKFKSSSKAISALAVSSDGKVLATAAGQLRTFDASDNKKIQKFSGHPVAVKTMIFSDNGEYVLSSGVGERYVAIWRLGGGKTQSSSCILSMEHPAIFVDCKCSGINANNGEIHVLAISEVGICYFWSGNSMDDLRNKKPTKIALSESSLSRTKQDFTIFAAKLQGIDGPNSTHVLLAYGSVVKPSFDKLLVCYGKDINLGVSEDGVLLPTIQPTMAQKGQYAKTKGTITALDRANAEDAILPLPKLHTQEKKRKHGVTKPSGDKLAIDSDLGTTTRLTEKRVPVQRIEDDSICIEDMLRECGVIDQSIEPDPDMATKILSDLFGRSGIPIDANLPSKKIRAHVRSLKPGDACKLLENLVSAWKSRSGSAELVLRWIYCLLVIHGRFISSEKPKKLISNLEKMCAERYAATEDLLKLSGRLRLIIAQVDKDAKDLSVKTQDSVSTLSDEEEEEIDELVYGEDWENSDDDAE
- the LOC124698108 gene encoding programmed cell death protein 2-like, translated to MEPSAERLRGLRITSLDDDEEDDEPELPHQPPPAVAAAVVYDDDDDDDEEEEAEVMLGLLEEPKRPGLLLRHLFPSKAGGIPAWLDPANLPSGNSSCCGFCGEPLHFVLQIYAPIGDNEAATFHRTLFMFMCPSMECLHRDQHEQWTRKQGNPRRSVKVFRCQLPRSNAFYSSEPPKHNNSDKPLCAGAPLCHWCGTWKGDKICGSCKKSRYCSEKHQALHWRSGHKNDCLQMINSSEASSSVLPAVGKVPSRASWPEYKITIDYEADSDSDSCDGDESNSKSLVMQKHSKPDDLMQSWMDQFEADADNQCWAYFQERISRTPTQVLRYCREQNAKPLWALSAGRPSNADIPSCGYCKGPLCYEFQIMPQLLYFFGVKNEPDSLDWATIVVYTCQGSCDQNISYKEEFAWVQLYPTAPSRP